Proteins encoded within one genomic window of Tamandua tetradactyla isolate mTamTet1 chromosome 11, mTamTet1.pri, whole genome shotgun sequence:
- the LOC143649570 gene encoding transport and Golgi organization protein 1 homolog — protein sequence MFQYGLRGLVPNHCTLEEYIKEVQAERDALRSEIRALEEESKRLAVNIEKLQMRSMEEMERTMWQSESSFRHQIIVHEEKAHDNWLRARALQREVFVKDTESHELRQRN from the exons ATGTTCCAGTACGGCCTGCGAGGCTTGGTCCCCAACCATTGCACCCTGGAAG aatatattaaagAAGTGCAAGCTGAACGTGATGCATTGCGCTCCGAGATCAGGGCATTAGAAGAGGAAAGCAAAAGGCTGGCAGTAAACATAGAGAAGCTCCAAAT GCGAAGCATGGAAGAAATGGAACGAACAATGTGGCAGTCAGAGAGCTCGTTCAGACATCAG ATCATCGTTCACGAGGAGAAGGCTCATGACAACTgg CTCAGAGCTCGTGCTTTACAGAGGGAGGTGTTTGTGAAGGACACTGAATCTCATGAGTTGAGACAGAG aaactga